ACGTCTGTCTCCGGTGGTCCCACTCCGTCCCTCTGGGTATGCTCTGCTCACGGGGCGGGAAGCCTGGTCGTCCCTCTGCTTGGCCGCAGGGCCGACTGAGCATCTAAACGCAGCCCAGATGGATGGGCGTCTGTCCACCTTGGTTACCCCACGAGGAGCTTGAGAAACCCTCCCCTTGCCAGGCTGAGCGGCTGGCCCAGCGCCCACGCGGCCTCCTCTGTCCTGACTCTGAGTGTGACCGCCGGGAGGGCCGCCTGTGTGCtcacgcacacgcacacagatgcacacacagagcccacgtgctcacacacgcacacgcaccgCACGGCCGCCTCCCACCGGCTGGAGGGCTTGCACGCCCACTGCCCTTTCTGCCAAGGCTCCGGCAGCGAGGACTTGGGAACAGGGGCACCTGGGCGCAGCCGGGAGGCCAGAAGCCACCTGTGGCATCTTGCCTGCGTTTTCACTACTTCAGAACCCGACACCTGCTTATCCTTCTGAAAAGTTTGGCCGCCTTCCTGGAGACACTTACCCGTGGCAACTTCCCCATCGTCCCGCTGCAGCTGAATGGTCAACGTGAAGGAAGATCCCCGGGCCACATCCATCACCTCCGGACCCAAAATCACGATCCCTGTGGCTTGTGCTGGGGAGAGCAGAGCGCACCTGTCGTGGGGTCAGGGCGGTGAGTGCCACGGGGCTGCATCCTGCATCCCACATGCCCTGTGCAGCCGCTCAGGCCTGACCGTGTCCCTGAGGGGcgctgcggggggcggggggggcgcaTGGATGGCACAGCTGTCAGGGCTGGGGGACCGTCACTGACGCCGTGACCTTAACCCCGTCCTGAGGGCCGCCTACAGTGATTTGAAGTGGGTCGTCTCAGAACTGACCTGATCACGGTAGGGGGGCGGCAGAGCTGAGGTGACGGCCCAGCAGTGCCCAGTGCACCCGGGGCACGTTCCCGCACGGCCTCCCTCCCGCCCACTGCTTGGACCTGGGCCCTGCATTGCGTGCGTCTGTCAGTGATCTGATGAGTGCTGGACGAGGCTGCGGCCACCTGCCCGGGAGCCGGCCTGGCGAGCAGGGTCCACCCGCAGCTCTGAGTGAGCAGCTGCGCCCATGGACCTGGCACCAAGGTTCTGACTAGTGATCCGAGTCCCTGGAGTCTAACAGAAGCTCCCGCGCCCGGGGGCAACACGGGGAAGGTGTGGCGCTGGCAGAGGACCCTGCAGGCCACAGGCCACCTGTGCGCACACTGCAGTGCGGAGAGCTCAGGGTGGGGGGCTGGATGGAGGCTGCGCAGGGGGACCAGATGCCCAGAGCCCCGCGAGTGGGAGACCCCGAGGCTAGGAGCCCCGCTTGAAGCAGGACCACTTGGGTCCAGGGTCTGACGGGGGCCTCTGCGCGTCACGAGCCCCGTGAGACCACAGCAGAGCATGTTCCTCCCAAAAGGGGACTCTGGGCTCCACTCCATCCAGCCCCGCTTGGTCCACGCCTCCCGCGAGACTGCCCAGGGCCACCCGAGAAAGGACACGGCCAGACCCAGACGTGACCCCACGAGAGGACCCCACGGGGCCAGCGGCAAGGCCGGGGGCACCTACCCATGGGGTGGCCATTGATCCACACCCCTCGGTAGACGCCCCCGGAGCAGTGGGCCATGCTGCCCTGTCCCCTGAACACGTCACCGTGCCACTGTCCCTGCGGAGAGAACCACGGGCTCAGACGGGCTGGTCTCCCTGCCGCACGGCCCGGCGGCCCCCCAGGCTCCGAGGGCCCCTGGGGACCACAGGCTGCCGGGAAGCCAATTTGCTCCGCAGAAGGCGCTGCCCTTTGAATTTTCAGAAGCCAGGAAGTTTGGAGACAACGGCCCGAacacaaaatgcaaagaaaatacgGCTCCAAAGGGCACACTTTTTAGCACAAAAGCCTTTTAACACCGAGATACTGCATTTGTGCAGAGTCCCGACCGTGCAGGTGGGCGAGCAGAGGCTCGCGGGTCGAGGAGCTCAGCGTTCCGACCGGCTCCTTGATAATAAAAAGGCCAATTAAAGTCACACTGTGCACCCACACAGCCGCACCCTGGGGGCAGTGCCAACTCGCTGCCCACCCCAACTCTGCCACCCCCATAATAAGCCTGCTTTGCAAACGATACACACGACAGTGTGGAAGAATGGTGGAAAGAGCAGGAAAATTGTTTTCGTGGAGAAGTTCGGGATCCTAATGGTATTTTACTCAACTATGAATTACTCCCATTAGAAGAAGAATTAGCCAAAGGCACGTTTTGGTTCTTTCACTCTTTGGCAGAAGTTGACTGGGCTCCCGCTTTCCTGCCCAGCCCTCCGAGCGGCCCGAGGCCGCCCAGCAGCTGGGGCCGGGCTCCGTTGCAGGAGTCTGTCAGGCCCTCGGGAGGGGCCGCCTGGCAGGTGGGGCCTGTGGGAACGGCCCCTGAAGAGCTCAGACACCCCAGGATTTGGGGGGACAGGTTCCACGGCTGTTTGGGTCACTGTGCTCACGTTACAAGGTGACAGGGAAGAGGGGCACCAGACAACCGTGGCGCCCGGTGGGTGCCTGGCAGCAGCGGCAAAGCAACGGCTCGCGGCTGCAGGAGCGGCCGGCTGCCAGCTGGGCAGAGGCGTGGCTGTGCCCCCCACGGGTGGCCTCGTCCCTCCGGCCCCCCGACCCAGAGAGCTGAGCCCTCTGGGCCCACACGCAGGCTGCATTCCCGGAAAGCTCGGTGCCAGCACGCCTGACACCGCAGACGGTCTATCGACGTCCCCTAAGACGTGGCTCACGTCTGCAGGCAGCGTGCCAGGCCAAAGAGGGGGCGAGGCCCCAGGTATCACGGCAGAGGGGGACCGCAGCCAACCCAGCGGGCCCCGCGCTGCCGTCCTGGGCTGGCGCTGGGGAGCCCCGGCATCGCCAGCTGGCCATCCCCGGAGCCAGTGCGGCCTGCACGCAGCATCTGCTGGGCCAGACGTCTGCTCCCAGGAAGGGACGCTGTGTGCAGGTGTGCGTGCACGCGGGCGTGCGCCCCCGTGCCTGTGTCTGTGCGGTGGGGGCAGCAGTGCTCAGTGACCGCGATGGGCGGGGTGGCTGGGGGGGAGCAGAGCAGGAGGGTCCTGGGCCGAGCTGGGCCACTGTCCCTCAGTCCGGGTGGGGACAGCCCTGGGGGGCAGGgtcgccgccccccgccccctgcccccccgcccccgagcTGTGTAGACCAAATGGATGTCAGAGCTTTCCCAGCTTGAGCCGCCAGGAGTCGGTTTGCTGGGGGCAGTGGTGCTGAACGAGTCGCTGGAACCCTTTGCTTCCCTCACGACGCCATCCCCAGGCCTGAGAAGTGACCCGTTTCAACTCGGAAAGCAGGTCTCACGGCCAATGGAACGCAGCCTCTCAGGAGCCAAATGAACTCATCGCCCCAACCCGCAGCCCTTTTACATAGAGGTTCATGCCCTCTTCTGAGGCTCTGTGCTGGGGTGCCTGGGCAGTGGGCCGGTGGCCCCGGGGAAGGGTGGTCGCCTCCAAACACCCTCCTGTGGGGCCCGGCtgcctccccctcaccccccccaGCAGGAGCTGCGCCCGCTCGGTGCCCGGGGCCAGTGTGCTGCCTGCCCGCACGACCGCAGGCCTCATCCCCGTCCTGGGCAGCGCTACTGGGGTCACCGCCTCCGCGGGGTGGACGGGAGTGGACGCCCAGGGGCAGGTGGGAGACAGGGATTCCAGCCGTGGGGAAGTGGCAGGAGCTCAGTGTGCACGCCTGCCTGCCCCCACGACACGGCCTTGGCCTCCCTTCGAGCTGCTCCATCACGTGACGCCGAGCGCTCCCGCCAAAGAGGGCCGAGCTCTGTGGCGCCCCGTGGGCCCCTCCCAGcggcctctcccttccctctcagcCGTGGTCCCGTctcgtctgtctgtctgtctgcttgGGGCACGAGCTTCCCAGGGCAGGGCTCCGTGGGGACAACTAGGGCTCGAATGAGCGCGGGCTACTCTCCAAACAGCACGATGGCCACTGGGCCCCTCGACCGTGTCGGGGTCCACGTCTCCGCGCGCCCTGCCCGGCCCCTCGGCCCTCTGTGAAGGTGCAGCGTGGGCTTTCAGGAAGAAGGCAGGCAGGGCCTCGGGGTCGCCCAGGAGCCAGGGGCAGACTCAGGCGGGTCCAGCCCACAGAGCCTTGGAGCACGGCCTGCGGCGCACGGGCTGCCGCGTGCAGAGCAGACGGGCAGTGAACGTGCCTATCAGACCACGGGGCCCCGGCCCACCCCGCCCCGCTGGCTGTGCGCAGGGTCGGGCTCCCCGCCAAGTCGCTGTCTGGTGCTTGCCATCCACGCGAGCACGTTGACGGGCATCCACGGTCATCCACGCGTTGACCGACCGCTCAATCGCGCTCCCGTAATCTGAGACCCACCCCCCCCTAGCTCAGGCTGCAACACAGAACTTTCCCGGGACAGATACACGATACACTCCAGCAGAGTAACTCATCCAACAGCGCAGAATCTAATTAATGTTACAAATCATGCTTTTGAAAATCCTGCCCTTTCTCAGTCAGCTGATGTGCACCAGAGCACGAACAAACAGGTGTTAATGTGTCTTACGCGCCTGCcggctctccctcctcctccccgtcCAGGTGAGGACCTGTGTGCGGCTGACGCAGCGCAGGAGGATGCGAGGACGGCCGGGCCACACTGCACACGAAGCACGGGGGGGACGGGGTCCCCGTTAGGAGAGGCCCCGCGGGGTGAGTGGGGCGCACCTCGTGGCCGGCGGTGGCTGGGGCAACCCCAGGGCCTCTCAGCTCCAGGATGGGGACCTACGTGCTCAGGACTCCTTCCCTGGTCCTTTCTTTGAAGAGCACGGAGTCGGGGGTGGGACGAGGGGCTCCTTGGGTGCCTTCCCCACCACACGAGTTTGAATAAATTGTGAGAAATACACACTTGACTCTTCTCATTTCGGGAAGCACTTTCTAGTTAACTGATGCTATTTTTCTTTCCCGGGGAAAGTGACGGTGCTTTTCCTGGAATTGCTTCTGCGGCTGCCTTGCCCCGATGCGTCTTCAGGCACTCCCAGGCACACTCTGAATCTCCGCCCCGGTCAGAAGCCCACCTTCCCAGCTCATCCAgctcttccccacctccagtcCTCTCCGGGGCACCGGGGTTTGGCCGACCACACCAGGAGGGGCCCGGGCCCAGCTCTCCACAACATCTGCTTTGATGGCATCCAGTCTGCAGGAGGTGACGTCCCACTGTCGCCAAACTCCTTCCTGGAGCAGGTGAGGACTTTCCTGAGGCCACGGCTCCTAGACCAGGGAGGGGCGTGGCCCCGGGTCACCTGCCTGGGCCTGTGGCCGCAGGGGGCCGGGGGCTCCAGCTTTCGGGGTGGCCTGCTGGGGCAGCAGTGGCCACACAGGCCAGAGTGCTGGTGGCCCCTGCCCATCATTCTCTGCAGACACAATGCTCCTCACTTCCCAACTAGCAGCAGGGTCCCTAAGGTGTCTTTGACCTCCACAATCCTGGCCATAAGTTCCTCGGATTTCAAAGTGTGACACAAGTTCTGCTGATGTAAATACAAGCTGCCTTCACACGCCAGGTTCTGACATCCGTCTGTGTAGAACCCCACCGGGAACGTGGGGCAGTGCTGGATCTGCTCTGGCAGCCCAGGCCCCTCCTCCCACGACGCTCCAGTGGGCCCAGATGCTTCTCACGGTCAGGCCCCCATTCCTGGACTGTGACCTCCCGGCCAGGACAGTGGCACGGGGACACGGAGCCCCTGGCATTCCTACAGGTGCGCAGGTGAGGAGAGCCACCAGCAGGTGAAGATGCGCACGAGGCCGACCACCTGCTCCGTGCGGTGAGCAGGTGCGCCGCCCAGCAGGCCTCCCTTCGGGAAATGCAGAGGAACGCCAACACGAGAAACGCAGCCAATGCGCACGGAGGTGCCCTGGGGCGGGCGGAAGCGCACTGCTGGCGGCACCACGGCACAGGTAGGAACGTTCCGTGTGCAGAGGCTGAGGCTCACCGGACAGCACCCCTCTGTCCCCTCCGCCAGGTGTGCACTCGCCTCCACAGCCCACAATCCGTCCCCAGGCTCCACGGAGGCGGCCCCGGAGGACGCTGCTCTCTGAGGGGCTGCCTGCCTCTTCATCACTTCATTAGCACCGTgcttatttaaaaagcagaaaacatgggacttccctggcggtgcagtggttaatccacctgccaacgcgggggacacgggttcgagccctggaagtccatgaagatcccgcatgccgcagagcaactaagcccgtgcaccacaactactgagcctgcactctagagcccgcgcgccacaactactgaagcccgcacgcctagagcccgtgctccacaacgagaagccactgcaatgagaagcctgcgcaccgcaacaaagagtagcccccgctcgccacaactagagaaagcccatgcgcagcaacgaagacccaacacagccaaaaataaataaataattaaataaataaataaacaaaaaacgaaccaaaaaaccccagaaaacacaAGCGctgggagaggatgtggagaaactggaacgcTGGtgtgctgctggtgggaatggaaaatgcaaaacggtgtggaggttcctcaaaacgttaaaaatagaatcaccacgTGACCCAGCAGTTGCGCTGCTCCCAAAACTGGGAGCAGGATGTGCTCACGGTGGCGTCACTCACAGGCGCCGAGAGGTGGACACAGACCGAGTGCCCATTGATGGATGAGCAGCTGGGCGCAGCGTGGAAGGACCACCCACACGGCGGAGCAGGAGCCAGCCCGGAAAAGGAAGGAGGTCCTGACCCCTGCGCCACCGTGGATGCACCTAGAGGACACGACGCCGAGTCAAATGAACTAGACACGAAAGGACACATCCTACGTGATCCCACTTCTGCGAGGTCCCTGGAGGAgatccatagggacagaaagtaggagGGTGGGGGCCGgggactggggaggggtggggagggagtgtcTCACGGGGGCAGAGCTTCAGTGTGGGAAAAggagaaagttctggaaatgacggtggtgatggctgcacaacaatgtgaatgtgcttaatgccaccgAGCTGGGCACTTATAAATGGATGAGGTGATAAATTTTACGTTACGTGTATTTtgcaataaagttaaaaaacagagaaagctATTTGCCTAGTGAAAGCTTGGGGACAGCTGTACCCTCATGGGAGACATGCCAACTCCCTCTGGCGGCTCCACCTCTCCCAGGTGACCCTTCATGCCCAGAGGTCGCAGGTTAGAGGTCAGGCGCAGGAGGCATCCCCACTGCACGGAGAGGCGGGCGCTGAGAGCTGGGAGCTCCTGTGTCCACACCGTCGGGAAGCTGtttgggacgcagggactcaggGCCTGGGTGTCCTCCCGGGGCCCTCAGGACATGGTCATGGCTGCGACTGTGGGTGCGGGCAGCGCTTCCCGACCGCGGGGCTGCGTGTCCCGGGGCTCAGGGTCTGGGTCGCGCGGGCAGGTCGTCTGAGTGCGCggccctgggaggctggggcATCGCTGAACAGCGGGAACGCAGGCGGACGGTCTGAACCCTGGGGAAGGACCTTCGTTCACCTGCAAAGCGCCCGGGGGACGAAGCCGCCGGCCCCTCGCCTGACATCCAAGCCGGCGTCCACTGGGCATCCGCTTGGAGGGAAGCGGCTCTAGCTCCGCAGCCAGTGGAGGAGGCCCCTGCAGGGCCAGGCGGTCGGCAGGGCCgggctgccccctggtggatggcGGCGGGGAACCCCCAGCCCCCCGGCTGAGCAGCGACTTGCCGGGGAGGCCCGAGCAGGGCCCCCAGTGCCCAGGCCGCTGATGGGGAGGCCCTGGAGGCGCCCAAACTGCCTCTGGGGGAAGGGCACGCGGGGTGGAGGGCGGGGGCGGAGGCCTGCGGGATTCTCTGGAAGAAGGCGAGGGCTCGGCCACCCCCTGGTTTGGGAGGCCTCCTCGTCTTTGGAACGGTGGTCGAGAGAGTCGGGGAGCCAGAGGGCAGCTGAGGGCAGTGCCGGGCACTAGAACCGCGCCCCCGCGCCCCCAGCCTACAAGGCGTGGACACTGTTGGGGGTGCCGAGCGAGGAGGATCCTCCCAGGCCCCCCCGCGTTCCTCTCCTCCGTGGCAGCTCTGGAGAATTCAGCCCAGGGACCGTGGCTGCCCAGGGTGAGCCCCAAAGCCTGGCCCCATGACGATGGACAGACATCCCCCTTGGGGAGAAGCAGCAGGGCTCTGGCCGGGGCACAGTGGCATCTGCAAATGGGCTCTGGCGCAAACTGCCAACCGCAGCGGCCCAGGCGGCACCCCGGGAGTGGCTGGCTCCCCAGACCAGGACTTGCGGTCCCAGGAGGGGGCCCGGGAGGGGGTGTTACCTAAGCAGAGCTCCGCGTTTTACAAGCAGGCAAGGTGAGCATGCCTGGGGGAGCTCGCAGCCAGGGCAAGACTCCACGCTCCCCAGCAGGCCATTCCATCTCAGGCAGGGCCCCGGCCAGTTACCAGCTTACTGCCTCTCGGCCCCAAAACGACCCTTCCTGCCGACTCTGGGCTCTGGGAACTGGACCCTGAAACGTGTCGCTTTGCCAGCTGCTGCCGTGCTGAGTGCTGCAGGGACCCTGCAGGGAACAGGCTTCCCTCGGGCTCCAGGGTGCCCACTCCTAACCCCTCAGGCACAGGGGTTTGTCCTGGGCGAGTTCCTCTGTGTCCCAGGGTTTCCTGCACACACGGCCCGGCTGGTAGCCGACGCCCAGGGAAGCTCCTCCAACCCAGCGGGCCGCGGCCACACCCTCTGTCTGCAGGGTCTGAGTCTCCAGAGGGGCTGGGCTTTCCCTCGTCTCCCGGGACTTCCTTCCCAATCTCCACTCTGACTTTCACATGAGAGACTTCGCAGAGATATGAATTCAGCTGACAACCTAATTCTGCAACCCACACGATCAAATTTTGTTTCAGCCCTGAGGCTGTGAGAAGTGAGGGACTCTCAGGGCCGTGGCTGGAGCTGAGTGCGGACCTGAGCTCCCGTCCAGGACACCAGGGGCCTCGTGGCCGCCGTCACTACATCCACAGCCACGTGCAACCCGCGGCTCCCGAGGCCCAGGTTCAGCTGGCGTGTCACAGCCGAGCTCGGTGGCAGCTCAGTCACTCCCAAAGCCACCACGGGCCAGAGTCACATCTCCCACGGCCTCAGGCCCATGCGGTCAGGCCCGAGGATGCAACCAGCCGGTACCCACACCCCATCTTCGAGGGCGCCTCCTGGGGCCACTTTCACGTTTGCTTTTGCCATATTCCTGCTTTTACCCCTTTGAGTATTTTGCTGTCTTTCACTAGTTGATACTTTCACGTTCAATTACTGGTGTGACTTCTGTCTTCCGGCGGATTCTGGTTCAggcatcaccaccatccatccgaCGCTTGGGCCAAAAATGCAGGGACATCTTCGCTTCTGCTCTTGTCAACCAGTCCAGTATCTGTAACTCCAAACCACCCCAAATTTGGTTCTACACCCCATGCAGGCCGCCATCACCTCTTTCCATGAGTGAGAACAAGAGAAACCTTCCAAACACAGGGATCAGGTCACCAGCTCCTTCCAGCACTTTCTGTGATGTGTAGGATAAAACTCCAACCGCTCGTGGCTCCGGGGCCTATGCGTGGGACTGCCCGGACCTCCTGCCttgcctcccctgccccctgctcTGGCCACGCAGGCTTCTTTCTGCCTCGGAGCCCAGCCTCGCCCTTCCGCTACCTGCAACGCCCTTCCATGCGGTCTCCACGCGGCGGCCCTTTCCCATCCTTCAGACCTGGCTCACGCGGCATTCTCTGGCCCCTGGCTGCATCTCTGCAGGGCCGGCTGGGCCCACAGGCCGGCGTCCAGGAAGCCCAAGGATGATGGATTCTGGGAGCCCGAGAAGGTCTTCCCACGTGCCTGCATCTCTTGGCCTCGTGGCACCTAAAACCCCCCATCAACCTGAGAGTAGCAGCTGCCACGATGATGGGGGGCGGGGCGCAGAGCCCTGCTCACGAGGAGCGGGGAGGGGCCCTCGCCTGCTTCCCCAGGTTGTCGAGGGCACTGGGACCCCACGGGTATCTCCTCTCAAAAAGGCTTCACCAGGCCATTCCCACAGGAGAGCGCTGGGTCATGGCGTGTCTCAGGAACCCGACGGGACGGAAAGGTGTTGGCGGGCGGCCCTTAAGCTCTCTGAACCGCATCTTTTCGTCAGCAAAACGGGAACGGCGGCCAACCCTACCTCGCAGGGTCAGACGGGCAGCAACCTGGGCTGCGCCCCGGGCGGCACCGGGAGCAGAGGACGCCCGGCCGGTGGGTCCAGTACCTCACAGATGGAGCCGTCCGCACGGCGCAGCATCCCGTGGCCCTGGCGCTGGTCCCGGACCCAGTCGCCCTCGTACTCATCTCCGTTCCTGAGGGACAAACGCGGAGGCTGCTCTCAGGCCGGGAAGGGCCAGGTGGCTGTGTGACGCACACCGGCTCCTCCGACTGGGGCTCAGCACGCACCCCCGGGACCAAGGCAAAAATAGGCCCGGAGCAGATGGTGCGAGCGGTGGCCTTGCCAGGGCCCGGCCAGGGGGGCAGGTGGCCTTGGCGCCCGGTGGGGTGCAGTGACGGGAGGCCCCGCTTGCCGGGCCCCGGGTGTGAAGGTTTGGAGAGGATAACGGGAAGGAAATGGGGGCGCCTGCACATCCCAAGGGCAGGATTTTGCCCGAAAACTGCCCGGAGTGTGAAAGACGCCCAGCACTGGGCCGGGAAGCAGAGAGCCTGCGGGCGCCACCCGACTTGGCCCcgctccacccacccacccgaCCCTCCCATCCACCCCACCTTCCCAGCTGGTATTTCATTGGAGGAGGGGGATGGATGTTCTTCCTACTAAATACACACAGAACCAATGTCAGTAACTGAGGGAGAAATTGCAGGATCACATGAAAAAATCCCAGACTGTACTTTCAGGGCTGGGTGTTCGATGGGGGGACGGCCCACAGGACGGCAGACTCACCGGAAGACCATCCGCCCTTGGCCGTGCCGCTTGTTGTCGTGAAACGACCCCCAGCAAGCTTGTCCATCTGCGTCCGCCAGGTGCCCCCGTCCTGGAGGGGGGCGAGGGTCGAGGGCCACCTCGTGCCTCCGTTGAGGGAGGGGGGTGTCTACAAGAAGGACGGGGTCGGCACCCCCTGTAGCCGGGCCCCATGGGGGTCCCTCGGCCCCGCAATCCGATCTGGGGCGGCCTGGCAGCCACACGCAGCGGGAGCGGCTCTGGGTCCAGCTCTCAAGGTCCCGAGGGAGGGTGGGGGCGCCCGGACCCCCCAGCATCGGAGACTGAAACGCTCTGCTGTCCGGCTGCGGTGGCGCTGCCGCGCGGTCAAGGCCAGCTCGCAGGTGCGAGTGCGCGCTGAGGACCGACAGCCGTGCTGGGCCTCCACCGTCTACTCAGAGGCCCCGAGGCCAGAGGAAGTGACCCTGAGGAGCGGAGTCTCAGGGCCTGCACGCTCGGGAAGGGGAGGGCGCCCTGACACCTCGCGGGGGGCCTCGGAGGGGGGCAGAGCTGCGCCCGCGCCGGGCGTGCTGTCGGGGGCTGGGGCTGCTCCGCTCGCTGCCCCCGGAATGTGGCCTCCTGACTCGCTGGGTCCCACGGGACGTGGAGGAGGTGACCGAGCCGAGGGTCAAGAGGACCCACAGCGCTGGTCGCGCCACTGCGACCCTCAGCAAGGCCAGGAGACCCGCCCGGCCGAGCCCAGGCCAGACCGCTGACGCGGGATCGAGGGCGAAGGCAGAGCGGGGACCTGAGTCACCAGGTTTGAGGGGCTCGCTGTGAGCCCTGCGCTCTGAACCGCACCGGACCGGGGAGCACACTCGCGCCCGGGCCCGTTCAGGCCCCGAGTCAGAATCCGGGGAGTGCTGGGGTCCGGGCCCCCGTGTCCACCCCGCGGACCCCGGACCTTCTCTCAGGCCGCGGAAGAGCTCCCCTTCGTAACGTCCGCCGGCTTTGTACTTCATGACGCCGTGTCCTTGGGGTTCTCCCAAAACAAACTGTCCGGTGTAGGTGTTCCCTGGTGTGGACGGGAGGCGGGAGGCGGTGTCCAGGGTTAGACTCGTTTCCTGAGTCCCGCAGGATAACCAGTAGTTCTTGCCCGACCCCCGGGCAGTGGTAGCAGAACACGGTGTCCCTTTATCTCACTGCTCACCCTGAACGAGGGAAATgggactccctccctcccagcagtGTGCGTGCAGACTCCACCGCAAGGGGACCCTCTCTGGGGCATCTGTGTGCTGGGGGCAAAGGCCCCGCCAGGCCACAGTCCATGGGGTGAGGCTTCTCTCCGCTGAGAACCCAACACCCGCTTGCCGGTGGGGGTCTGAGGTTCTGCGGGCAGCAGTGTGGCCGCTCTGCCCCAGGCTGGCACGAGGCTGTTACGAGACACCTCAGGGAAACCAGGGGTCCCCAGGTTACAGATGGAAGTGCCTTTTGCACCCGGAAGGGAGGGGCCAGCTCACACCAGGGTTGGTTTAGGAGGAAAGCGTCGGGCCGCTAACCTGTCAGGGCCCAGTGCCGGCAGCCCTCTCCCGTGATCTCTCCGTCCACAAACTCGCCTTCGTAGTAACTCCCGTCTTTAAACAGAAGTTTGCCCTGACCTGGTGAAAGACATCGTGCTGTCAGGCAGTGGCTGGGAGTGACCGCTGGGGCATGCCTGTGACCGGGCTCGTTTCTCAGGGATGAGAGCGGAGCTGTGAAAGTCTCTGCGTTTGGCTCCATCTCTCGTCCAGCACGTGCTCTCTGCAGGCTCACCCACACACGTCCACCAACGAGAACGTCCGTGAAACATGACTGAGGGTCGTCCTGCTGTCCTGGCCATCAAAAGTGCAAGGACCCCGCTCCCAGACCTCCTCAGAGGGGACTCGACGGCCACCTCGCCTCTGTCAGCGCAggggcagaaggagagagagacagtctGTGGTCACAGGGTGACACTGAAGCACATTTCAAAAAGGAGGGACCACTCTGTCCAGGCCAGGAAGAGAATCAGAGATTTCAGCACAAAAGTGAGAAACATCCGTGGGGCAAAAGCGTTACAAGAAAAGTCAATAAAAATCAAAAGgttcaaaatatagaaaatcctGGCAGCCAACAGATATAAAAATAGCTCATGAGAAAATACTGAAAGATCAATCCTCCAGCAGAAAAACAGGCAGAGGATGTGAGCAGACAGAACCCCAAACAGGCATAAAACCATGAGTGTAAACTTTGGAAAGTTCAGGCCTGCCTCTGGGGGGGACTCCAGGGGACTTTCACTTGATACTTGTTCTCCTCTGCTGCTTAGATTTTCTACAAAATCAGACAGTCTCTTTatcatcagaaaaaag
Above is a window of Balaenoptera acutorostrata chromosome 1, mBalAcu1.1, whole genome shotgun sequence DNA encoding:
- the MORN1 gene encoding MORN repeat-containing protein 1 isoform X2 codes for the protein MASARDGCPSSRLARLDPPARPPRDGYGVYVYRNSFFRYEGEWRGSRKHGQGKLLFKDGSYYEGEFVDGEITGEGCRHWALTGNTYTGQFVLGEPQGHGVMKYKAGGRYEGELFRGLREGRGHLADADGQACWGSFHDNKRHGQGRMVFRNGDEYEGDWVRDQRQGHGMLRRADGSICEGQWHGDVFRGQGSMAHCSGGVYRGVWINGHPMAQATGIVILGPEVMDVARGSSFTLTIQLQRDDGEVATGKCLQEGGQTFQKDKQVSGSEVVKTQARCHRWLLASRLRPGAPVPKSSLPEPWQKGQWACKPSSRWEAAVRCVCVCEHVGSVCASVCVCVSTQAALPAVTLRVRTEEAAWALGQPLSLARGGFLKLLVG
- the MORN1 gene encoding MORN repeat-containing protein 1 isoform X1 — translated: MCRRPHFLPVILSKPSHPGPGKRGLPSLHPTGRQGHLPPWPGPGKATARTICSGPIFALVPGVRAEPQSEEPVCVTQPPGPSRPESSLRVCPSGTEMSTRATGSGTSARATGCCAVRTAPSVRYWTHRPGVLCSRCRPGRSPGCCPSDPARCALLSPAQATGIVILGPEVMDVARGSSFTLTIQLQRDDGEVATGKCLQEGGQTFQKDKQVSGSEVVKTQARCHRWLLASRLRPGAPVPKSSLPEPWQKGQWACKPSSRWEAAVRCVCVCEHVGSVCASVCVCVSTQAALPAVTLRVRTEEAAWALGQPLSLARGGFLKLLVG